The genomic interval AACGAGGAGACCGCTCGTGCGCCGACTGTCTGCGGATCGTAGCCGTGGTAGCGCGCCAGAAACTCCGAAATCCAGTTGGCCACGCCCTGCTCCGAGCCCACGTAGGCAAAAATGCCCAGGAAAAACAGCCAGACGATCGGTTTGCGCAAAAGCTCCCGGTAGATCGCCAGCGTGCCGGCCTGTTCTTCGGCCGTGCGCTCCACGCGCGGAAGTCGCACCAGCGCCATCACACCTACCATCCCCAGCGAGACGACCGCAAAAAGCCAGTACAGCGAAATCCAGGGCAGCTCGGGCGGCACCAGCCGATCCAGCAGCGCCAGCCAGAACGCTTCGGGCGGCTCCGGACGGCTCAGGTTCAGCACCAGATACGAATAGACCAGCGGGCTCAGAAACGAGGCCAGGCCGAAGCAGAGCTGCCCCAGCGTCGAGTTGAAGGCAAAGTGCTCCTCGCCGCCGGCCACGCGCAGCAGCGGGTTGATCGCCACCTGCAGAAAGGCCATGCCCGAGCCAATCAGAAACAGCGAGCCGACGGCCACCAGATAGTTCGGAAACAGCGCCAGCAATTGCGCACCCAGGTAGGCCACGCCGAAAGCCCCCACCAGCACAGGCTTTTCACCCACGCGCTCGATCAGAAACCCCGCCGGAATGGAAAACACGCCGTAGGCGATGAAAAACGCAAACGGCAACAGCGCCGCCAGCGTCAGGCTCAGCCCGAAGTCGTCGATGATCTCGGGAATGAGCGGTCCGATGATGTTCGTCAGAAACGAAATGACGAAAAACGTAAAGAGAATCAGGCCCACCAGGGCGTAGCTGCGCTGTCGCATGGCTCAGTGCACGTCGAAGGGTTCCGAGATGCCGTCGTGGTGGTTGTACTCCAGCTCCGAGGCCGCCTCTTCGTCGAGCAGCACGTGCGCGTAGCGGTGCAGTTGCACGATCGTGGCCGGCACCATCGCCGAAATCGGCCCTTCGAGCATCGCCCGCACCGCGCGCGCTTTGGCCCGTCCGCTGGCCAGCAGCAACAGCCGCCGTGCCTCCATGATCGTTCCGATGCCTATCGTGATCGCATGGCGGGGCACCGCCTCTTCACTCCCGAAAAAGCGCGCGTTGGCCTTAAGCGTGGCCCGCGAGAGCGTCTTGATGCGTGTGCGTGAGCCCAGCGACGAGCCCGGCTCGTTGAAGGCCAGGTGGCCGTTGGGACCGATACCCAGAATCTGCAGGTCGATGCCGCCCGCGCGCCGGATCTGCTCCTCGTACCAGTCGCAGTGCGCCTCGACGTCGTCGACCATCCCGTTGGGAAGGTGCACGTTCGAGGGGTTGATGTTGATGTGTTTGAAGAGGTTTTCCCACATGAAGTAGTGATAGCTCTGGGGGTGGGAGGGCGGCAGGCCCACGTATTCGTCGAGGTTGAAGGTGACGACCTTGGAGAAGTCGAGCTGGCCGCGGCGGTAGCCTTCGACGAGGCGGCGGTAGAGGCCCAGCGGTGTGCTGCCGGTGGCGAAGCCCAGTACGCAGTTGGGTTTGCGGCGGATGAGCGTGGCGACGAGCTCGTAGGCGCGTTCGCTCAATGCCTCGTAGTCCGTAAAAATCTCAACCAGCATTCTCTCTGTGTTGTTGCGTTATAACATTCAGGGTTGAGCCCATGTCGGGAGGCGCCCCACCTCTACTCCCAGCGTGAACGGGAGCAGGAGGAAAGCCAGAGCAGTCAGGAGCAGAATAAACAACAGATTCAACCAGAAGCCTGCACGCGCCATCTCTGCCATGGTAATTCGCCCGGTGCTGTACACCACGGCGTTGGGCGGGGTAGCCACGGGCAACATGAACGCACAGCTGGCGCCCAGCGTAGCCGGAATCGCCAGCAGCAGGGGATTTTGCCCCAGTCCCACGGCTGCCGAGGCCAGCACCGGTAGAAAAGCGGCGGCTACCGCCGTATTGCTGGTGATTTCGGTCAGAAAGACGATGGTGCCGGTCGCCAGCAGCACGATCAAAAGCGGCGGCCATCCGGCCAGCCCACCCACCTGCTGGCCGATCCAGCGCGCCAGCCCCGTATCGGTGATCGCGTCGGCCATGCTGAGGCCACCGCCAAAGAGCAGCAGGATGCCCCAGGGCAGATGTCGGGCCGACTCCCAGTCGAGCAACCGCCGCCCCTGCCCGGCTGGTAGCAGAAACAGCATCAGCGCCGCCCCTATGGCGATGCCCGCATCCGAAAGCCCCGGCACCCATCGGCTCAGCAGCGGACGCACGATCCACAGCAGCGCCGTCACGGCAAAGACCCAGGCCACGCGGCGCTCGGCCGGCTGCACAGGTCCCAGTGCCGACAGTTCCGCCTGAATCAGCCCTATGGCTTCGACCCGAAGCCGCCGTCCTTCCGGGAACAGAACAAAGATCAGCAACAGGTAGGTCAGCAACAGACCTATCGCCACGATCGGCAGTCCCAGCGGCAGCCAGGCCGCAAAGCTCAGCTCATAACCGTAGGTCTCGCTCAGGAAGCCCGCCAGCAGCGCATTGGGCGGCGTCCCGATGAGCGTGCCCATGCCGCCGATGTTGCAGCCGTAGGCAATGCCAAGCACCAGCGCCGCCTCAAAGGCCCGAAGCGCCGGCTGCCCGGCCACCCGCTCCTCCAGCAGTTCCAGCACCGAGAGCGCAATCGGCAACATCATCAGCGCCGTGGCCGTGTTGCTGACCCACAGGCTCAGAAACGCCCCGGCCAGCAGAAAGCCCAGCACCAGCCGGACCGGCCGCGTTCCAATGCGCCGGATGATGTGCAGCGCCAGCCGTCGGTGCAACCGCCAGCGCTGCATGGCCTGTGCCAGGAGGAATCCTCCCATAAACAGAAAGATGATGGGATGGGCATAGGGGGCCGTCGCTTCGCCAATCGAACGCACGCCCAGCACCGGAAACAGCACGATCGGCAAAAGCGCCGTGGCCGGAATCGGAAGGGCCTCCGTAATCCACCAGACGGCCATCCAGAGACTGACGGCTCCGGCATGCCAGGCCTCCGGGGAAAGCGCCGCCGGTTTCGGCCCCAGCCAGAAACTCAGAAAAACCAGCGGTCCCAGCACCAGTCCCAGACGCTGCCTGCGTGTCATGGTTGTGTCGGGGTATGCTCCAGCCAGTATAACAACCAGGGCACATTATAGGCATGCGTCCAGCCAAAGACACGCAGGCCGTTGGTGATCTTCCAGATGGCCGGCCGCCCGGTTGTGCTCTCGGGCAGGTGGCTGACCGCTTCGAGCGCCTCGGCCAGTTGCCGCTGGGTCATGCGCGCAAACGCATCCTCCGGCAACGCATCGGTCTTGAGCACCTCGGCCCGCCGCAGGGCTTCCTCCAGAAAGCTTTTCTCGCCGGTAAACTCGTAGCCCACCAGCAGGCTGTGAATGCTCGAAAGGTACGACTCCATCTCGTGGTTGAGCGGCGGCACGTCGCGCACGTAGCGAGCGTGCCGGATGAGCGCCTGTCGCACCCGGGAATCGCCCGTCAGCTGCCAGTAGCGGTAGAGCCCGTGCGAGGCGTACACCTGAGCGTAGCCGTAGCGATCCACCACCAGATTGCCTCCCTGCTCCTCCTGCAGCTGCAGCATGAGCCGCACGCGATCGCGCAGCTCGGCCTCGTACCGGGGGTCTTTGGTGGCGTCCCAGAGTTCGGCCAGGTTCCAGACCGACAGATACAGCCGCCGCCCCCGCAGGTCGTGCTCGCCCCAGATGCGCTTCAGGTAGGTCTCGCCGGTCAGCCGCGCCACGTCCAGCCCTCGATGGTAACCGGCCAGGTAATAGGCCGCCAGCCATCCGGGGAGCCACACATGCGCGCTGAGCAGCGCCGTCCAGTGCTGGCGGGCATGACGTCGTCCAATGCCCAGGTACGGCGTGCCCTTCGGCTGCTTTCGATAGCGCCAGTAGTCCAGAGCGCTGTTCGTCTCGCCGTGATAGACCGGATCGGCCGGCCAGTGGACGTTGTCCACGTCCATCGTATGGCGGCTGGCCGCCTCGGCCGTCAGATAGGCCGCGCGGGAACCCGTCCGCATAAAATGCAGCCACCACATGAAGTCCACGGCCGGCTCGTTGTTGTTCCACATGAACCAGTCGTCCCGGAAGTAATAGGTCAGGCCGTCGCCGAAGTCGAACATGCCGTACCAGGGCTCCCAGTGCTGGTTGAAGCGCCACCAGGCGAACTTATAGGTCAGACCGCGTTCGAATTCCGGAAAGCGTTCAGACGCCGGCGCAAAGCGGCCGTACACCAGACTTCCGGCATACCAGGAAGGATCGGCATGCGCCACGGGTGGATCGAGCACGTAGCCAAGCACCTGCCGCACGGAATCGGCAGGTACCGTGAGGCCATGGAAAAACAGCACCAGCTCGGTCGTCTTGGTCAGCCCCTGGGCGAAGTTGCCCAGCATCTCCCCATCGAACTCTTCGGCCGACCAGCGGGCAAACTGCATGGGTTCGACCGTCGGCGGCCACAGATAAGCGGTCAGGCGCGCTGTCGAGCCTTCGAGCGCCTTCGGGTACTCCTCGAAGAAAAAGCGGATGCCCCAGGCGATGCCGCCACGCGGGCCGCGCAGGTCCAGCCACCCCGCCGCACGCGCCACCGAACGGTCCAGACCGCTGAGCTGTGCCGTAAATCCTTCCAGGCGCAGGTCCGGTGTGCTGTTGGGAAGCGGCGGCATGCGCGTAGGGTCCGGTCCGTTCTGCAGCACACGGCACACCGGGGCGGGCGTGCTCTCCTGCAGTTGCTCCGGGCCGCGTTGCCACCAGGGTCCTTCGAAGTAGCCGGTCACGCAGCGCAGTGGCTCGCCCACGTGCGGCACAAGCGCCAGCCCGGCCCCGGCAATCCGGTCGTCCGGCTGCGTCCAGCCCGGATCGCCCCGGAGCTGCTGCTCGTCCAGGATGCTGTCGGCCGACGTGGCAATCAGCGCATACTGGCCGGGAAGACGCCGGTGTTTGTCCGGATTGCCCGTATAGGTGATCGTGTGCAGCAGGCGCACGTAGGACTGCCCGGCATAGGCGTGCAGGTAGGTAACGAACGGCGACGGGTTGTTGTCCGGCCGGTGGTAGCGGTATTCGCCTTCGATCTTCAGCACGGCATGGAGCGGGCCGGTCCCCCGTGCCTTCGTGATGCGAAGGATGACCGCCTCGGAGCTGTCCGGCCCCAGATCGTCGAGCAGATCCAGAAACGAGCCGCGCCCTTCGGGGCCCGTGGCGATCCGATCGTCTTCTTCGAAGCCGTCGCCCTCGGCGTCGAGCCAGACTTCTTTCAGAAAACCGCCCGAACCTTTCGCCACCACGAAGCGCAGCGGACCGGTCGTCACTTCGGCCCCGCCTCCTTCCCGCTGATTGTTGACCACGGTCACACGCGGCGTAAAAAGCAGCGTGCGTCGGACTTCCGGCCCGTACACCAGCCGGTACTGCGCCTCGCTTCCCGCAAAGAAAAAGACCCAGATCCACTTGAGGCTGCTGTCGGCCGGCTCCCAGGTGGTGACCTCGGTCACCTGCGAGGGGACTTCGCGTCCGGCCATATCTTCCAGGCGGACATGGTCCGGGCTGTAGAGCGCACCCCGTGGAAAAGGCAACCCCACCAGCACGGGTGCGCCAGGCCGCGGCTCCTCCAGGTGGAGCGTCAGATGCGCTGCGGATTGTGCCTGGGCCAGTTCTCCGGCCCATGCGAATAGCACAAACCAGAACAACCAGCCTGTTACAGAACCGAAAAAGCGAGGCATATCAGCAAGCTCCTGTCATCGTCCGATTCCATCTGGAATGCCCCGGTAGTAGCGGAAGCACTCTACGGCGCGCCCGTCCTGATAGCGGATGCGTCGCCGGATGCGCTGCTCCATTTCCTGAAAGGCTTCCGGCGAAAGGGTCTCGGTGTACTTGTACCAGGCCGAGCTGAACTGGCTGATATACTGCGTGCCCGCCCGCACCTTCCGTTCGACGTAATCGTGGATGTCCACGCACACGTTCTGGTCCTCGGGCTCGTTGTCGAAAAAGAGGTATTCCTGAATCCAGTGGGCCTCCAGGCCGTCGTAGATGAGATGGCTTTCGAACAGGAGAGGCCACTCGGCGGCACGTGCCGCATCGACGGCCAGAAGCGACGCCGCTCGGTGGTCCGACTTGTGCCAGCGCTGCTCGCCCTTGCCCGGATCGAATGCGAACAGCACATCGGGCTTCAGTTTACGGATGTAGTACACGACCCGTCGAATGAGTTCTTCCCGATGGTTGGTCGCATAATATTCGAGCCGTCCATCGTCATAGCCCAGGTTAATGTAGTGATCGGCCGGAATCCCGAGCACAGCCAGCGCATTGATCTCCTCCTGCTTGCGAATCCGGGCCAGTTGCGTGCGGGAAAGCGTGGTATCCTTGGTGCCCACGTTACCCATCGTCAGCAACAGCACATACACTTCGTTACCCTGCGCGGCCAGCCGGGCCAGCGTCCCGTGCGCATAGGAGTCGTCATCGGGGTGGGCTCCGATGAGCAGGATGGTTTTTCCCTGCCACTGTTCTACGGGCACTTCGGGCTGACTCCAGGCCACCTGGGCACCAAACAGCAGGGCCACCAGGCCCCAACGAGCATAGCGTACCATGTCGACGATCCTCCTCCGGGTTATTCGTGTTCGGGATTCTGCTGAAGCACGCCGTGCGAGACGTCAATTTCACGCTGCGGGATGGGGAAGCACTGTTTGGGCCGGAATCCTTTCGCCTGCATGACGTCCATGGCCCGCCCGAAGCGGAGCAGATCGAACCAGCGGTGGTTTTCGAAAGCCAGCTCGACGCGACGTTCGTGCAGCAGCTTCTCTTCGAAGGTTCCGGGCGTATCCGGTCCGATAGGCGGAAGTCCGGCCCGCTGCCGTACCTGGTTGATCAGGGCGTAGGCCTCCGGGCTTTCACCCAGCGCTTCGGCAAGCATCAACAGCACATCCGCATAGCGAAAGACGATGAAGTTGTTTTCGGCGTCGAAGAGTGCAAAGGGCTGGCTGATGTACTTTTTGATGTACCGCGCCTGTTGTGTTTCGCCGTCGGCATCCACATAGCTGGTATCCATGGAAATCATGAAACGCAGATCTCCTTCCTCATACGCCTGCTGCATGTCGAGCGTCGGGCGGTTGCCTGTCTGTCCACTGGTTGCCGTACTCCAGGGAACGAACTGATCCACGAACGGGCTGCCTTCTCCGAATCCACCCGCTTTGTACTGCACCTCGAAAATGGACTCGGGATTGTTTTCGTTTTCAGGTCCCCAGAGATCCGCATAATCAGGCACCAGCTGGTAGCCATAGTTGTCGATGATGCGGCGCAGCACGGTAGCGGCACGCCCCCGGTCGCCCACGATCAGATAGACCTTGGCCAGCAGCGTGGCGGCTGCTCCTTTCGTAGCACGCCCTTCCTGTCCCTGCGGATAGCGCACCGGCAACAGTTCTTCGGCGCGTGTCAGGTCTTGCATGAGCTGCGCATAGACCTCGCTGGCCGGCACCTGATTCACCGGCTGGTCGGGCGAGGTCGTTTCGTCGAGGATCAGGGGAATGTTGCAGAAGATCTGCGCCAGATAGTAATAAAAGAGCGAGCGCAGGAAGAGGGCCTCCCCTTCATACAGGGCCTTCAGATCGGCGGGCAGATCGGCCGCTGGCAGACGCGCCAGGATCACGTTGGCGCGGGCCACTCCCCGGTACGAATCGGCCCAGATCGCCAGCGCATAGTCGTTCGTGGGCAACTCATCGAACGTGTCGAGCGCGGCCAGCTGTGCGGCCAACCCGGTCACGTCGTCGCCCGCATCCGTGTTGTCGGAGCGCATCTCGCCGGCGATCCAGTAGCCCATATTGAACGTTCCGCGCTGCTGCAGCGCATCGTAGACCCCGAAGATCGCCTGCTGGAAATCCTCGGGCGTCTGGTAAAAGTCGGCCGCATTCTTCTGCGAGGGAGGCGCCAGCATCGTGAAATCCTCGCCGCAGGCGCTCAGGCCGCCGACCAGCAGTAACAGCGCAACAAAATGAATCGGTCGCATGATTCCTACAGGTTTAATGGCAAGCAGCATTAGAAAGTCAGGCTGACTCCCAGCGTGTAGGTTCGGGCCAGCGGATAGGTACCGTAGTCCAGACCAGGCGTCAACGCACTCTCGGCCCGCATGCTCACCTCCGGGTTGAAGCCCAGATAGTTGGTCCAGGTGAACAGGTTGGTGGCGCTCAGATAAATGCGGGCCTGTGAAAGGTGACGTCCCAGCAACCGCTCCGGCAGCGTGTAGCCCAGCGTCACGCTACGCAGCCGCACGTACGAGCCGTCCTCGACCTGGAAAGTGGAGGGGCGGTTGTTGTTGCCATGCAAATCGCTCTGCCGATCGGCACGCGGCACTTTGCCATTGCCGGGATTTTCTGGCGAACGCCACCGCTCGTTAAAGATGGCATAGCTGTTGAAATTGGCCTCGCCATTTTTCAGGTGGCGGCTGGTCAGGTTGAGAATCTCGTTGCCCTGCACGCCCTGGATAAAAATGGCCAGGTCGAAGTTTTTGTACCCGAACCGGTTGGTGATGCCAAAGGTATAGTCGGGGAAGTAGCTTCCGATGACGGTGCGATCGTCGTTGTCCACGTCGCCATCCCCATCGATGTCCTTGAAGCGAAAGTCACCGGGGCCCGGGTTGGGTGCCAGCCTATCGACCGGGGCCTGCGCAATTTCCTCTTCTGACTGATAGATGCCCTCCACCACGAAACCATAATAGCTACCGATCGGCGCCCCTACCTGGGTGACGTAGCGCAATCCGGCAATGTTGAGCGTATAGATAGGCGCATCATCTGGCCCCAGCGCCAGCACTTTGTTACGGTTCACGCTGAGATTGAAGTCGGTCTCCCAGGTGAACGCCCCCACCAGATTCCGGGACGTGAGGGAAAATTCGAAGCCCCGATTCCGAACCTTGCCGATATTCGTCAGGGCCGACTCGTACCCCAGCGCCGTCGGCACGTTGACGTAGAGCAGCAGGTCTTCGGTGATGCTGTTGTAGAACTCCGCCGTGAAGTAGATCCGATCGGCCAGCAGCCCTACATCCAGGCCGAGGTTGAACTGGCGGGTAGTTTCCCAGGTCAGGTTTTCGTCACCCAGCGTGGCCGGGGCCGCCCCCAGCACCACCTGATTGCCTACCACGTAGTTGGCCTGGTCCAGCAGGCTGATCGACGCATAGTTGGGAATCTGGAAGTTGCCCGTCACCCCGTAGCTGGTCCGCAACTTCAGTTCGCTCAAAAATCCGCGCACCGGCTGCATGAAAGGCTCTTCCTGGATGCGCCAGCCTACCGACACGGACGGAAACACACCGGTCTGGCGATTCCGGCCGAAGCGGGAAGACCGATCCGAGCGAATCGAAGCCGTCAGCAGATAGCGGTCGCGATAGCTGTAGCTGAGGCGCGCCAGCATCGACACCAGCGACCAGGCCTCCTGTACGCCGCTTCCTCCCGTGACCTGCCCGCCGCTGATGGTTTTCACCTTGTCGTCCGGGAAGTTACGGGCTTCCACCTGCGACAGGTCGATCGTCTCCTTCTGGGCCGTGTAGCCGGCCACTGCCGACAGATAGTGCGCGTCGTTCAGGCTCACCTCGTACGAAAGCGTGTGCTCGATGAGCCAGTTCAAGCTCTGTGAAGCGTTGGCCTGACCAAAGGGTTCGCCCGTGCGCGCCGTGCGGTAGAGCAGCGAGTTGGCCCGGTAAAACGTTCGTTGATAATTGTTCAGATCAACCCCGAGATTCACGCGATAGACCAGTCCCGGACGCAGCGTGTAGTCAGCGCTCAGCGTCCCGAAAGTCCGATGGTTGTCCAGCACGTCCGTTACCGCCGCAATGATGGCCAGCGGATTGCTGGCAGATGTCGTGCCTCCACCCAGATACGACTGATTGTCCAGCTGATTGATGGAGCCATCCTCGTTGTATGGCTTGATGACGGGCGAATGCACCATGGCGGAATAGATAATGCCGGGGGGCCGGGCAAAGTACGGCGCATTGGCCGGCAGGCGATTGGTGCGCGTGAAGGCGGTATTGAGATTCAGATTGAGATGCAAGCGCTCGTGCGGATCGGCGTCGAGGTTGACGCGCAGGCTGTAGCGGGTCAGGTCGTTGGTGCCGTCGATCAGGCCTTCCTGCATCAGATAGCTACCCGCCACATAATAGCCCAGCTTATCCACCCCACCCGAGACCGAAAGATGCTGGCTGACGGTCGGGGCCGTGCGAAAGATCAGATCCAGCCAGTCTGTATCCGTGCCGTCCCAGTTCACGTACTTTTCCGGAATCAACACGAAGTCGTCGTTGGGTCGGCCTTCATTGGTCCGCGGATTGGGCGGGTCCTGACCGTATTTTTCGCGATAATTGTTATTGCGCGCATCGATCGTGTATTCGATCAGTTCGCGTGCATTCATCAGATCGGGTTTGCGCGCGACCTCCTGGAGCCCGACGTAGCCATTGTAGCGCACCTGAATGCTTCCATCACGCTGACCCTTCCGCGTTGTGATCAGAATGACGCCATTGGCTCCCCGCGAACCGTAAATCGCCGCCGCTGACGCATCCTTGAGCACTTCGACCGAAGCAATGTCGTCCGGATTCAGGCCAGCCAGTGGATTGATGGGGGGTGGCTGATAGAGTTCGTCGCGCAGCGCGATCGATCCCTGCAGGGCGGGATTGCTCGAGACCGGAAAACCATCGATCACGTAAAGCGGATCGTTGCCGGCCGTAATGGATCGCGTCCCACGGATGCGAACGGTCGGAGCGGCGCCGGGCTCTCCACTGGTTTCCTGAATCTGCACCCCCGGCAGGCGTCCCAGAATCGCATTCTCAAAGCTGAACGTCGGGAGCTCGGCCACCTCCTCCATCTGGAGCGAAGTAACCGAACCGGTCACACGCACACGTTGCTGGGTGCCATAGCCGATCACGACAATTTCTTCCAGTTCCTCCACCGCCGGAAGAAGCCGCACATCGATACGCGTCCGTCCGTCGATGGGTACTTCCGCGCTCCGGTAACCCACGAACGAAAAGACCAGCGTGTCTTCAGGCGAAGGCGCTTCCAGTGCATAGTAGCCGTCCAGATCGGTCGTCGTCCCGATCATGGTTCCCTTGACCACCACGTTGACGCCGGGAAGCGGGTCGTCCGTTTCCGCATCGAGCACCTGCCCCTGCACGGTGTGCTGAGGAGCCGGCGCCTTTTCCGGAGCCCGGGGCGTCGGAACCAGCACCAGTTGTCCGCTGGGCGAAGCCCACACCGTCAGGTTCGTCCCGACCAGCAGGCTGTCCAGCGCCACCTCCAGCGGTACCGCCTGCAGCGAAACCCGGACCTGACGATCCGGCACCTGTGCCGAATCGTAAGTCAGACGCCCGCCCACCTGCGCCACCAGACGCGCCAGCGCCTGCCGCAGCGACAGACTCTGTGCCTCGAGCGAAACCAGCCGCTCGTTGATTTTCTCGACGCTGTCACTGTACGCGTACCAGTGCAGCGGCGCGAAATGCCTCACCGGCTGCGGACGCTCGGCCGCTACCGTAGTCTGAACGGCCAGCACGCCGATCAAAAACAGACCTCGTAGCATCTCCTTCATGGTTTACTCTGGTTGGGTCGGTTGAAAGATGATCGAATCTCCCCGGGCAAGTGGCCGCAGGTGAAGCGCCAGCCCTATTGCCTCGGCTATTTCCGCAATGGGTTGCCTGAGCTGAAAACTCGCGGTTAGATGGGCCTGTCGATGCGTGGGCGGAAAAACGAAGTGTACGCCGAACCAGCGTAATAGCTGGCGCTGCACCTCCTCGAGCGAGGCCGTCTGAAACACCAGCGTCCCCTGCATCCAGGAGAAATACGCGCGCAAATCCTGGTCGGACAGACGAAGAACCCGCAGCCGCGATTGCTGCGCATCGTATCGCCCAAGCATACCCGCCGCAACCACCAGTGAGTCGGCCCTTGCAGCCGCCTGCATCGCTACCAATCCTTCCTCGACCACTACCTGCACCAACGCCTCCGGATGATCGGCGCGGACCAGAAATCGGGTGCCAATATCCCGAATGGTTACCGGCCCGGCCAGCAGACACACGCCGGACGCCTCGGCCACTTCCACGTAAACTTCCCCCCGCACCCTCAACGTGCGATGCTGCATATACGGTTGTTGCACATCTACCTGACTTTCGGGCGCCATCCAGATCCGCGTGCCGTCCGCCAGCCGCAGAATCTTCTGCTCGCCGGTGGTCGTCCGCCACGAATCCCAGGTAACCACTTCGGCGACCCGGGACGGCGCGGGCGAGGTCATCCGCCAGAGCAACACCCCCAGCGGAATCAGCAACAGCACCAGGACCAGCGCAACACGCACTCCATAAGGAAGCTTGCGACGCCGCGACCTGCGTGGTGGCCGCCCCGTCCCTGCTGCACGCACCTGACGTGCGACTTGCAGCCAGGCAGCTTCGGCATCCCAGGCCCCTGGCCGAGCAGGCGGCGTCCGCCAGATCACCTCCAGACGCTTCAGCAGGGCACGATGCGCAGGGTCGGCCGCACACCAGGCCTCCACACGCGCGCGCTCTTCTGGCGTAGTCGTTCCCTCCAGGTAACGGGCCAGCAGTGTCCAGTCAGGCTGTTGCATAAAAATCCAAGCTTTCAACAATTCTATATGGAATACAGATGAACCTGCGCCTACCCTGACAGCCGTTCAAAAAAAAGCAGGCCCCCGCCCGGGGACCTGCTTTTCTAATCCGGATAATTCGCGCGGCGGACTACGCCTCGACGCGCTCGGGCTGGCTGCGCAGGAAGTCGCGCAGCACGTAGTGCAGAATGCCACCGTTGCGGTAGTACTCGACCTCAACGGGCGTGTCGAGCCGCACCAGCACCTCGAAGGTCACCTTCGAGCCGTCGGCCTTCGTGGCCGTGACGGTCAGCGTCTGGCGCGGTTTGACGTCGTTGGTCACCGGAATGTCGTAAACCTCCGAGCCGTCCAGCCCCAGCGACTCGGCGTTTTCGCCTTCCCTGAACTGGAGCGGAAGCACACCCATGCCGATCAGGTTCGAGCGGTGGATGCGCTCGAAGCTCTCGGCCAGTACGGCCCGCACGCCGAGCAGCGCCGTTCCCTTGGCGGCCCAGTCGCGGCTGGAGCCCATGCCGTAATCCTTGCCGCCGATGACGATCAGCGGGATACCCTGCTCCTTGTAGCGCATGGCGGCATCGTAGATCGGCATGATCTCGCCGGTCGGGAAGTAGCGCGTGATGCCGCC from Rhodothermus marinus carries:
- a CDS encoding MFS transporter, whose amino-acid sequence is MRQRSYALVGLILFTFFVISFLTNIIGPLIPEIIDDFGLSLTLAALLPFAFFIAYGVFSIPAGFLIERVGEKPVLVGAFGVAYLGAQLLALFPNYLVAVGSLFLIGSGMAFLQVAINPLLRVAGGEEHFAFNSTLGQLCFGLASFLSPLVYSYLVLNLSRPEPPEAFWLALLDRLVPPELPWISLYWLFAVVSLGMVGVMALVRLPRVERTAEEQAGTLAIYRELLRKPIVWLFFLGIFAYVGSEQGVANWISEFLARYHGYDPQTVGARAVSSFWGLMTVGTLLGLVLLKLLDSRIVLRLFTLAALVCLTAALFGPGPVARWAFPLIGLFASVMWPVVFSLALNSVEAHHGAFSGILVTGIAGGAIVPLIIGTLGDLLGLRGGLCFLYLTFGYILSVSFWARPLIPNKTIWQKDETIL
- the nagB gene encoding glucosamine-6-phosphate deaminase; protein product: MLVEIFTDYEALSERAYELVATLIRRKPNCVLGFATGSTPLGLYRRLVEGYRRGQLDFSKVVTFNLDEYVGLPPSHPQSYHYFMWENLFKHININPSNVHLPNGMVDDVEAHCDWYEEQIRRAGGIDLQILGIGPNGHLAFNEPGSSLGSRTRIKTLSRATLKANARFFGSEEAVPRHAITIGIGTIMEARRLLLLASGRAKARAVRAMLEGPISAMVPATIVQLHRYAHVLLDEEAASELEYNHHDGISEPFDVH
- a CDS encoding SLC13 family permease, producing MTRRQRLGLVLGPLVFLSFWLGPKPAALSPEAWHAGAVSLWMAVWWITEALPIPATALLPIVLFPVLGVRSIGEATAPYAHPIIFLFMGGFLLAQAMQRWRLHRRLALHIIRRIGTRPVRLVLGFLLAGAFLSLWVSNTATALMMLPIALSVLELLEERVAGQPALRAFEAALVLGIAYGCNIGGMGTLIGTPPNALLAGFLSETYGYELSFAAWLPLGLPIVAIGLLLTYLLLIFVLFPEGRRLRVEAIGLIQAELSALGPVQPAERRVAWVFAVTALLWIVRPLLSRWVPGLSDAGIAIGAALMLFLLPAGQGRRLLDWESARHLPWGILLLFGGGLSMADAITDTGLARWIGQQVGGLAGWPPLLIVLLATGTIVFLTEITSNTAVAAAFLPVLASAAVGLGQNPLLLAIPATLGASCAFMLPVATPPNAVVYSTGRITMAEMARAGFWLNLLFILLLTALAFLLLPFTLGVEVGRLPTWAQP
- a CDS encoding PIG-L deacetylase family protein, with amino-acid sequence MVRYARWGLVALLFGAQVAWSQPEVPVEQWQGKTILLIGAHPDDDSYAHGTLARLAAQGNEVYVLLLTMGNVGTKDTTLSRTQLARIRKQEEINALAVLGIPADHYINLGYDDGRLEYYATNHREELIRRVVYYIRKLKPDVLFAFDPGKGEQRWHKSDHRAASLLAVDAARAAEWPLLFESHLIYDGLEAHWIQEYLFFDNEPEDQNVCVDIHDYVERKVRAGTQYISQFSSAWYKYTETLSPEAFQEMEQRIRRRIRYQDGRAVECFRYYRGIPDGIGR
- a CDS encoding RagB/SusD family nutrient uptake outer membrane protein — translated: MRPIHFVALLLLVGGLSACGEDFTMLAPPSQKNAADFYQTPEDFQQAIFGVYDALQQRGTFNMGYWIAGEMRSDNTDAGDDVTGLAAQLAALDTFDELPTNDYALAIWADSYRGVARANVILARLPAADLPADLKALYEGEALFLRSLFYYYLAQIFCNIPLILDETTSPDQPVNQVPASEVYAQLMQDLTRAEELLPVRYPQGQEGRATKGAAATLLAKVYLIVGDRGRAATVLRRIIDNYGYQLVPDYADLWGPENENNPESIFEVQYKAGGFGEGSPFVDQFVPWSTATSGQTGNRPTLDMQQAYEEGDLRFMISMDTSYVDADGETQQARYIKKYISQPFALFDAENNFIVFRYADVLLMLAEALGESPEAYALINQVRQRAGLPPIGPDTPGTFEEKLLHERRVELAFENHRWFDLLRFGRAMDVMQAKGFRPKQCFPIPQREIDVSHGVLQQNPEHE